From Streptomyces sp. SAI-135:
CCGGCGGCCTCTCGCGTCTCACCGAGCACATGGAGCTGTGTGGCCACGGAGTGGAAGGCGGGGAGCTCGGCCGCCGCCTCCTCCAGCTTCAGCAGGGCTTCCAGGGCGCCGGGCTCGGTGTCCACGAGCACTCCGGGGACGAGGTCGGCGAAGACCCGCACGCCATGCACGGCGCTGACGGTGAGGCCCGCGCCCTCGACGAGCGCGGTGAGCTGGTCGGCGTTGAAGCGGCGCGGTACGGGGTCGCCGTCGCCCCAGCGGCCGTCCGGGTCGCCGAGCGCCTGCCGGGCCTCCTTGAAGTGGCCGGCGAGGGCCCGCGCGAGCACGGCGCCGCCGAGACCGGCGGCGAGCAGGCTGAGGACGCCCTCGGGGCGCAGGGCGGCCACCACGTTGCGCACGCCCTCCGCGGGGTCGTCCACGTACTCCAGGACGCCGTGGCACAGCACGGCGTCGTAGCCGCCGCGCTCGGCCACGTCGAAGAGGCCGTGGGCGTCTCCCTGGACGCCACGGACCCGGTCGGCGACTCCCGCCTCGGCGGCGCGGCGCTCCAGGGCGAACAGCGCGTTGGGGCTGGGGTCGACGACGGTGACCTGGTGGCCGAGACGGGCGACGGGCACCGCGAAGTTGCCGCTGCCGCCTCCGGTGTCCAGAACGTCCAGCGCCTGGCGTCCCGTGGCCTTGACCCGGCGGTCGAGGGCGTCCTGGAGGACCTCCCAGACCACGGCGGTACGGAGGGAGGCGCGGGGTCGCAGCGGGTCCGACACGACAGTTGACTCCTCGGCGCGGAAGGGAAGGCTTCAGGCGCCCTCCACCCTATTGCCTCCGGTACCCCACCTGGGCACTCCGGTGCCGCGCCCAGCTGCCCGTCTCGTAGGGCGGACGCCGGTGGACCCCGCCGGACCCGGCCGGCCGGGACAAACCCTGGCGGGCCCCGGTGGCCCGTGGCGGTGCGTGCCGGTCACCCGGCGTCCGGGAAGTCGCGGTCGGTGCCGTGGCCGCTCTCCTGCGGCCCCTCCGCGTCCTGACGTGGCTGCGGCAGGACCGGCTGGAGCACCAGCATCCGCTCGACGAGGCGCAGGAACATCGCCACGTCGCGTATGAGGTCGTCCGCGTCCCGGCGGCTGGCCGCGCCCTGGATGCCCGCCTCGGCCCGGGCGCGACGCCGGGCCCCGGAGGCGAACAGCGCACTCCACTCGGTGAGCTCGGGCGCTATCTCGGGGAGCACTTCCCAGGCGCTCCGGATCTTGGCGCGGCGTCGCGGCGTCGGCTCCGGCCGCCCCCGGGCGGCGAGCACCGCGGCCGCGGTGCGCAGGGCGGCGAGGTGGGCGGTCGCATAGCGTTCGTTCGGCGTCTCCAGGGCCGAGGCCTCGTCGAGGCCGGCGCGGGCCTGGGCGAGCAGGTCGAGGGCGGCGGGCGGGGCCGTCGCCCGGCGCAGCACGGGGTGCACGTCGCTCGCCGGGCCGGTCAGTGAGGGGGCAGGGCCGGTGGCGCGGCGCCGACGGGCGGCGGCTGCGTGGTAGCTGGCCATGACGAACCTCCTGTCGTCTGGTTGACGGCATCTCCCGCTACGGAGTGCCGTATGTGCCCATCGTGAGGTATGCCACTGACAATCCGTTCTGACCTGGGCTTTTGCTTCGATCGAAGGTTCGGGTTACTTTTTGCACTGACCAGTCAGTTCAAAAAGTTCGCGATTCAAGAAGATCAGGGGGTGGCCGTGGACGGAGTCGCAGT
This genomic window contains:
- a CDS encoding methyltransferase, with the protein product MSDPLRPRASLRTAVVWEVLQDALDRRVKATGRQALDVLDTGGGSGNFAVPVARLGHQVTVVDPSPNALFALERRAAEAGVADRVRGVQGDAHGLFDVAERGGYDAVLCHGVLEYVDDPAEGVRNVVAALRPEGVLSLLAAGLGGAVLARALAGHFKEARQALGDPDGRWGDGDPVPRRFNADQLTALVEGAGLTVSAVHGVRVFADLVPGVLVDTEPGALEALLKLEEAAAELPAFHSVATQLHVLGETREAAGA
- a CDS encoding SAV_6107 family HEPN domain-containing protein, giving the protein MASYHAAAARRRRATGPAPSLTGPASDVHPVLRRATAPPAALDLLAQARAGLDEASALETPNERYATAHLAALRTAAAVLAARGRPEPTPRRRAKIRSAWEVLPEIAPELTEWSALFASGARRRARAEAGIQGAASRRDADDLIRDVAMFLRLVERMLVLQPVLPQPRQDAEGPQESGHGTDRDFPDAG